The following are encoded in a window of Phaseolus vulgaris cultivar G19833 chromosome 3, P. vulgaris v2.0, whole genome shotgun sequence genomic DNA:
- the LOC137808560 gene encoding plastidal glycolate/glycerate translocator 1, chloroplastic-like — MSTSMPVPMATTVSHSLPFSLPKLKPPSLSPSLFRRTFFLNSTLNTLSNRTIPFTTFSPTLSNPTRKTRHVPAKFSQADTGSTSNSSSSLTNTVLGVLHLVVSLGLILAADMFLKKAFVAAAIKFPSALFGMFCIFSVLITLDATVPSAATALTNFFEPALLFIQRWLPLFYVPSLVVLPLAVKDVPAASALKIGLILVGGWLATLCVAGYTAIAVRKAVKTELVEAEPMGKPSPFSVFEVWTWTAVLIISFVSALFYPTALGTSARTCLPFLLAATVLGYMVGSGLPANLKKVFHPIICCALSADLTALAFGYFSKSGLEPVLGYYLTKASSNPGAGDILMGFLGSVILSFSFSMFKQRKLVKRHAAEIFTSVIISTVFSLYSTALVGRLVQLEPSLTVSILPRCITVALALSIVSLFDGANSSLTAAVVVLTGLVGANFVQATLDKLSFRDPIARGIATASSAHGLGTAALSAKEPEALPFCAIAYALNGIFGSILCSIPAVRQSLLAIVG; from the exons ATGTCCACCTCTATGCCAGTTCCCATGGCCACCACAGTGTCACACTCTTTACCCTTTTCACTTCCCAAACTCAAACCACCCTCTCTCTCCCCTTCACTCTTCCGCCGCACCTTTTTCCTCAACTCAACTCTCAACACCCTTTCCAACCGCACCATTCCCTTCACCACTTTCTCACCAACACTCTCTAACCCAACCCGCAAAACCAGACACGTGCCGGCAAAATTCTCCCAAGCCGACACCGGAAGCACCTCCAACTCCTCCTCCTCGCTCACCAACACC GTTCTGGGTGTTCTTCATTTGGTGGTGTCCCTGGGACTTATTCTGGCGGCGGACATGTTTCTGAAGAAAGCGTTCGTGGCCGCGGCGATCAAATTCCCCAGCGCCTTGTTTGGGATGTTCTGCATATTCTCGGTTCTGATTACTCTCGACGCCACCGTGCCCTCTGCGGCTACGGCATTGACGAACTTCTTTGAGCCGGCGCTTTTGTTCATTCAGAGATGGCTTCCGCTGTTCTATGTTCCCTCTCTCGTTGTTCTGCCCCTTGCCGTCAAAGATGTTCCCGCTGCCTCTGCCCTCAAAATTGGCCTTATTTTAG TTGGAGGATGGCTAGCTACTCTTTGTGTTGCTGGTTACACGGCTATAGCAGTAAGAAAAGCTGTGAAAACAGAATTGGTGGAAGCTGAGCCTATGGGAAAGCCGTCTCCATTTTCTGTCTTTGAAGTGTGGACGTGGACTGCTGTTCTCATTATATCTTTTGTTTCTGCATTGTTTTACCCTACAGCTCTGGGTACAAGTGCCAGAACATGCCTTCCGTTTTTGCTTGCAGCCACTGTGTTAGGCTATATGGTTGGCTCTGG GTTGCCAGCGAATTTGAAGAAGGTCTTCCATCCTATAATTTGCTGTGCATTATCAGCTGATCTGACAGCATTAGCTTTTGGGTATTTTTCCAAGTCAGGGCTTGAACCTGTGCTAG GATATTACCTTACAAAGGCATCCTCTAATCCTGGAGCTGGTGATATTTTAATGGGATTTTTGGGATCTGTCATTCTCTCATTTTCCTTCTCTATGTtcaagcaaagaaag CTTGTGAAAAGACATGCAGCTGAGATTTTCACCTCTGTCATCATCTCAACAGTATTCTCACTGTATTCAACTGCCTTAGTTGGACGTCTTGTTCAATTAGAACCATCTTTAACTGTGTCCATTCTGCCCAGATGTATCACAGTGGCATTGGCCCTCAGCATTGTATCCTTGTTTGACG GTGCCAATTCATCTCTCACAGCAGCTGTGGTTGTTTTAACTGGTCTGGTTGGTGCAAATTTTGTGCAAGCAACACTGGATAAACTCAGCTTTCGGGATCCAATTGCTCGGGGAATAGCAACTGCTTCTAG TGCCCATGGGCTTGGAACAGCAGCTTTGTCTGCGAAGGAACCCGAGGCTCTCCCATTTTGTGCCATTGCTTATGCTCTGAATGGTATATTTGGATCTATACTTTGTTCCATTCCAGCTGTCAGACAAAGCTTGCTAGCAATTGTTGGCTGA
- the LOC137808565 gene encoding bZIP transcription factor 16-like, translated as MGSSDMDKTPKEKESKTPPATSQEQSPPTTGMATINPDWSNFQTYSPMPPHGFLASSPQAHPYMWGVQHIMPPYGTPAHPYVAMYPHGGIYAHPSIPPGSYPFSPFAMASPNGIADTSGNNPGSIEVGAKPPEVKEKLPVKRSKESASGGSLNMWITGKNNDLSKTTGESANGIHSKSGDSASDGTSEGSDENSQNDSQLKSGERQDSFEDEPSQNGSSAHAPQNGVHSRPQTLVNQTMPIPISTASAPGAVPGPTTNLNIGMDYWGTPTSSAIPALHGKVSSTAVAGGMITAGSRDGVQSQIWLQDERELKRQRRKQSNRESARRSRLRKQAECDELAQRADVLKEENATLRAEVSRIRSEFEQLRSENASLKERLGEIPGVATPGNEDVRSGQNDQHVSNDTQQSRQKEAVQGVH; from the exons ATGGGTAGTAGTGACATGGACAAAACCCCTAAAGAGAAGGAGTCTAAGACACCTCCAGCTACGTCACAG GAGCAGTCTCCACCAACAACTGGCATGGCGACTATTAATCCCGACTGGTCTAACTTTCAG ACATATTCTCCCATGCCTCCACACGGTTTCTTGGCATCAAGTCCCCAAGCCCACCCATATATGTGGGGTGTCCAG CATATTATGCCTCCCTATGGCACCCCAGCACATCCCTATGTAGCAATGTATCCCCATGGTGGCATTTATGCCCATCCATCCATTCCTCCG gggtcttatcctttcagtCCTTTTGCCATGGCTTCTCCAAATGGTATTGCAGATACATCG GGAAATAACCCAGGCAGCATTGAAGTTGGTGCTAAACCTCCCGAGGTGAAGGAAAAATTACCGGTCAAAAGATCAAAAGAAAGTGCTAGTGGGGGCAGTTTGAATATGTGGATTACAGGAAAAAATAATGATCTTAGTAAAACAACCGGAGAATCTGCTAATGGGATTCATTCCAAAAG TGGCGATAGTGCAAGTGACGGAACTAGTGAAGGAAGTGATGAGAATTCCCAGAAT GACTCTCAATTGAAATCCGGGGAGAGGCAGGACTCTTTTGAAG ACGAACCATCTCAAAATGGAAGTTCGGCACATGCTCCTCAAAATGGGGTACATAGTAGACCTCAGACACTTGTTAACCAAACTATGCCTATACCTATATCTACTGCAAGTGCTCCTGGAGCAGTTCCTGGTCCCActactaatttaaatattggaATGGATTACTGGGGCACGCCAACTTCATCCGCCATTCCTGCACTGCATGGAAAGGTCTCTTCTACTGCAGTTGCTGGAGGAATGATTACTGCTGGGTCAAGAGATGGTGTTCAGTCCCAAATTTGGCTACAG GACGAAAGAGAGCTTAAAAGACAAAGGCGGAAGCAGTCTAATAGGGAATCTGCACGCAGATCCAGGTTACGGAAGCAG GCTGAATGCGATGAACTAGCTCAGCGTGCTGACGTTTTGAAAGAAGAAAATGCCACTCTCCGAGCAGAAGTAAGCAGGATCAGGAGTGAGTTCGAGCAGCTACGTTCAGAGAATGCTTCCCTCAAG GAGAGACTTGGGGAGATACCCGGTGTTGCTACGCCTGGGAACGAGGATGTTAGGTCTGGCCAGAATGATCAGCATGTTAGTAATGACACTCAACAAAGTCGTCAGAAAGAGGCTGTGCAGGGTGTTCATTAG